The Paucidesulfovibrio gracilis DSM 16080 genome has a window encoding:
- a CDS encoding MFS transporter, with product MATAESIIHYENAPHAPIHRKIVSGAFLGQITDGYMLGIVGIAMSYATKVLGLTSFWLGLINAASMLGILFGSLCIGYVADRVGRKQIFTYVMLAMVLLSIAPFFTSDPLTLTLLRFALGLCIGADYTVGIAMLAEWVPEKKRARVLNTLLVTWSVGYVISYITGVLLNTMGVTSWRMILCSAAIPACASFLIRIGTPESPAWLAKNDRIREAMELIRKHIGPGYGLAPQEAEEESSGSWLRLFSPELWRNTVVGGVFFAGQVLPFYAVSLFLPQVMTSLHIDSPYFSGVLYNVCTMVGVLFGTYWLADRIGRRAYLTSTFYVITGILAVMFLWRSMPGYVGLLFILALSLALAVAIVIEFSYPSELFPTEVRGSGVGLSVAISRLGAASGTFLLPIIVEHFGVYAALAGCAGVTLFSGIICQMWAPETSRPKRRSATAEAQPQTV from the coding sequence ATGGCGACAGCGGAATCGATTATACACTACGAAAACGCCCCCCACGCGCCCATACATCGGAAGATTGTTTCCGGCGCGTTCCTGGGCCAGATTACGGACGGGTACATGCTGGGCATCGTGGGCATAGCCATGAGCTACGCCACCAAAGTGCTCGGACTTACCAGTTTCTGGCTCGGTCTCATCAACGCGGCATCCATGCTCGGCATTCTGTTCGGCAGCCTCTGTATAGGCTACGTGGCGGACCGGGTCGGCAGAAAGCAGATCTTCACATACGTGATGCTGGCCATGGTGCTGCTGTCCATCGCTCCCTTCTTTACCTCGGATCCCCTGACCCTCACGTTGTTGCGATTTGCGCTCGGTCTGTGCATCGGCGCGGACTACACCGTGGGCATTGCCATGCTGGCGGAATGGGTGCCGGAAAAGAAACGGGCCAGGGTGCTGAATACCCTGCTCGTGACCTGGTCGGTGGGCTATGTGATCTCGTACATCACCGGCGTGCTGCTCAACACCATGGGCGTCACGTCCTGGCGGATGATCCTTTGTTCCGCGGCCATTCCGGCCTGCGCCTCCTTCCTGATCCGCATCGGCACCCCGGAATCCCCGGCGTGGCTGGCCAAGAACGATCGCATCCGGGAAGCCATGGAACTGATCCGTAAACACATCGGACCCGGCTACGGCCTTGCCCCGCAGGAAGCGGAAGAGGAAAGCTCGGGTTCCTGGCTCCGTCTGTTCAGCCCGGAATTGTGGCGCAATACCGTGGTGGGCGGAGTATTCTTTGCCGGGCAGGTGCTGCCGTTCTATGCGGTGAGCCTGTTCCTGCCGCAGGTCATGACGAGCCTGCACATCGACAGCCCGTACTTCTCGGGCGTGCTCTACAACGTCTGCACCATGGTGGGAGTGCTTTTCGGCACCTATTGGCTGGCGGATCGCATCGGCAGACGCGCCTACCTCACATCCACCTTCTACGTAATTACCGGGATTCTCGCAGTCATGTTCCTGTGGCGCTCCATGCCCGGCTACGTAGGCCTGCTGTTCATTCTGGCTCTCTCCCTGGCGCTGGCCGTGGCCATCGTCATCGAGTTTTCCTACCCCTCGGAGCTGTTTCCCACCGAAGTGCGCGGATCAGGCGTTGGCCTGTCCGTGGCCATCAGCCGCCTGGGAGCGGCCTCGGGAACGTTCCTGTTGCCGATCATTGTGGAGCACTTCGGTGTGTACGCGGCCCTGGCGGGCTGTGCCGGAGTCACGCTCTTCAGCGGCATCATCTGCCAGATGTGGGCACCGGAAACATCCCGGCCAAAGCGCCGTAGCGCCACGGCCGAAGCACAACCACAAACCGTCTAG
- a CDS encoding flagellar hook protein FlgE, translated as MAFSSLFIGSTGLISHGQRMAVIGNNLANVNTSGYKRAETHFQTLISEQMACGSNRRGESAVHISQKGMGVGVAEVRTSFIQGSFEPSNTATDMAVAGHGFFGVVNPEDGNQYFTRSGVFRFDKQGYLLTPQGYRVQGGAVDRETGAVGSMEDIRLPFQEIDVNGETVPAVVSAPRATTSAVLNTNLDFATVDAHTDPSNPFFSMASAWNGLNEEPLTPAPGYETNLKVYDENGAAHNLTVRFDPVDTATVSNAAPANQYWEYVVTMPPSEDGSAAAGTSGAGLVGTGVLTFNKYGELTGQSAFSLTGGDPSVLSNWTPAAFNGDGVPTFNLQFNGAQAQEIGLDMGLSTSSASWAGGMPASAAEVGRNVANLGSMATPGKNAMATTNYELGSMTSAARQDGYAEGYLRALNVDEKGFVVGQFSNGKSEKLYQVGLYRFNSEYGLRREGSNLFSASPDSGDALAGFAGEEGRGSVYGNSLETSNADMADQFAKMIVTQRGFQSNTKVITTSDSILNTTIGIKR; from the coding sequence ATGGCATTTTCATCGCTCTTCATCGGATCCACGGGGTTGATCAGTCACGGCCAGCGGATGGCCGTGATCGGCAACAACCTCGCGAACGTGAATACCTCCGGGTATAAACGAGCGGAAACCCATTTTCAGACGCTCATCAGCGAGCAGATGGCCTGTGGATCCAACCGGCGGGGCGAAAGCGCGGTGCATATCTCGCAAAAGGGCATGGGCGTGGGCGTTGCCGAGGTGCGTACCAGTTTCATCCAGGGATCCTTTGAGCCTTCCAACACAGCCACGGATATGGCGGTGGCCGGGCATGGATTTTTTGGTGTGGTGAATCCCGAGGACGGCAATCAATATTTTACGCGTTCCGGTGTGTTCCGCTTTGATAAGCAGGGCTACCTGCTCACTCCCCAGGGGTACCGCGTGCAGGGCGGGGCCGTGGACAGGGAAACCGGAGCCGTGGGCAGCATGGAAGACATCCGGTTGCCGTTCCAGGAAATCGACGTCAACGGGGAGACTGTTCCCGCAGTTGTGTCCGCACCGCGGGCCACCACCTCTGCCGTACTGAATACCAACCTGGATTTCGCCACTGTGGACGCGCACACGGATCCCTCGAACCCGTTTTTCTCCATGGCTTCGGCCTGGAACGGGTTGAACGAGGAACCGTTGACCCCGGCTCCAGGGTACGAAACAAATTTGAAGGTCTATGATGAAAACGGGGCTGCCCATAATCTTACCGTGCGGTTCGACCCGGTGGACACGGCCACGGTGAGCAACGCGGCACCCGCGAACCAGTATTGGGAATACGTGGTGACCATGCCACCGTCTGAGGACGGTTCCGCGGCGGCCGGCACATCCGGTGCCGGTCTGGTGGGAACGGGCGTGCTGACCTTTAACAAGTATGGGGAACTGACGGGCCAGAGCGCCTTTTCCCTGACCGGGGGCGACCCCTCGGTGCTCAGCAACTGGACACCGGCCGCGTTCAACGGGGACGGCGTTCCCACGTTCAACCTCCAGTTCAATGGGGCGCAGGCCCAGGAAATCGGCCTGGACATGGGGCTAAGCACGTCGTCGGCATCCTGGGCCGGGGGCATGCCGGCTTCGGCCGCCGAGGTAGGGCGGAATGTAGCCAATCTGGGCAGTATGGCCACGCCGGGCAAAAACGCCATGGCCACGACCAACTATGAGCTGGGTTCCATGACATCGGCGGCGCGGCAGGATGGCTATGCCGAAGGGTATTTACGCGCCCTGAATGTGGACGAAAAGGGGTTTGTGGTCGGCCAGTTCAGCAACGGGAAGAGCGAGAAGTTGTACCAGGTGGGGCTGTACCGATTCAACAGCGAGTACGGCCTGCGACGCGAGGGGAGCAATCTGTTCTCCGCCAGTCCGGATTCCGGAGATGCCCTGGCCGGTTTTGCCGGCGAGGAGGGCCGGGGTTCCGTGTACGGCAACTCCCTGGAGACATCCAACGCGGACATGGCGGACCAGTTCGCCAAGATGATCGTGACCCAGCGGGGATTCCAAAGCAATACCAAGGTGATCACCACCTCGGATTCCATTTTGAACACCACCATCGGCATCAAGCGATAG
- a CDS encoding TRAP transporter substrate-binding protein, with the protein MRRRDLLKTLGMAAVGAAGSMAVPARAGQRLEWRMVTAWNRDMDVFWPGLSRFCRRVAQLTDNTLQITPLPAGDLAGPLEVFQAVAEGRAEMGHSTAYYWAEEIPAAQWFSSVPFGMDKNCLNSWLYDGQGLRLWEKAYEPYGVIPLPMGDTGGQMFGWFRKPLETVEDLKGRKLRFPGLAGRVLQRVGADVSLMPAQELSEAFASGALDGVNWIGPHHDMQLGLAQSPVWYYGPGWQEPSGRLETLVNRTAMDKLTVSQQAALRAAAAETDLWMQARFDTLNALSLSSLRQLPEVWVQVLPDSFLNRMWMISQEVVNELAATCPLCRSISEDYSRVWRHCETWSLFSGPEM; encoded by the coding sequence ATGCGCCGAAGGGATTTGCTCAAAACATTGGGAATGGCCGCCGTGGGCGCGGCCGGATCAATGGCGGTTCCGGCCCGGGCCGGACAGCGCCTGGAGTGGCGCATGGTCACGGCCTGGAACCGGGACATGGATGTGTTCTGGCCGGGGTTGTCGCGGTTTTGCCGCCGCGTGGCCCAGCTGACGGATAACACCTTGCAGATCACCCCGCTTCCCGCCGGTGACCTGGCCGGACCGTTGGAGGTCTTTCAGGCCGTTGCCGAGGGGCGGGCCGAGATGGGGCATTCCACCGCGTATTATTGGGCGGAAGAGATTCCCGCTGCCCAGTGGTTTTCCTCGGTGCCGTTCGGCATGGACAAAAATTGCCTCAATTCCTGGTTGTACGACGGCCAGGGGCTGCGCCTCTGGGAAAAAGCGTATGAGCCTTACGGCGTGATTCCTTTGCCCATGGGGGATACGGGCGGGCAGATGTTCGGCTGGTTCCGCAAGCCATTGGAAACGGTGGAGGATCTCAAGGGCCGCAAACTGCGGTTCCCGGGTCTGGCGGGCCGCGTGCTCCAGCGCGTGGGGGCGGATGTCTCCCTGATGCCTGCTCAGGAATTGAGCGAAGCCTTTGCTTCCGGCGCTCTGGACGGCGTGAACTGGATCGGTCCGCATCATGACATGCAGCTCGGGCTGGCCCAATCCCCGGTCTGGTATTATGGTCCGGGATGGCAGGAACCGTCCGGCCGGTTGGAGACGTTGGTCAATCGGACGGCCATGGACAAGCTCACCGTGTCGCAACAGGCGGCCCTGCGCGCTGCCGCCGCGGAAACCGATCTTTGGATGCAGGCCCGGTTCGATACCCTGAACGCGCTTTCGCTCAGCTCCCTGCGTCAGTTGCCCGAGGTCTGGGTCCAGGTCTTGCCGGACAGCTTCCTGAACCGCATGTGGATGATCAGCCAGGAGGTGGTGAACGAACTGGCGGCCACCTGCCCGCTCTGCCGCAGTATCAGCGAGGATTATTCCCGGGTGTGGCGGCATTGCGAGACCTGGTCCCTGTTTTCCGGGCCGGAGATGTGA